The bacterium genome includes a window with the following:
- a CDS encoding SxtJ family membrane protein: QKLWMKLAHALGWFNTRLLLILVFYLVLTPVGLLMRLFGKRPLSLGWDKDAPSYWIEREKKPFDPAQCEKHF; the protein is encoded by the coding sequence CAGAAACTCTGGATGAAGCTGGCCCACGCTTTGGGCTGGTTCAACACGCGGCTGCTTCTGATCCTGGTGTTCTACCTGGTGCTCACCCCGGTGGGACTGCTGATGAGATTGTTCGGCAAGCGGCCGCTGTCGCTGGGCTGGGACAAGGACGCCCCCTCCTACTGGATCGAGCGCGAGAAGAAGCCTTTCGACCCGGCCCAGTGTGAGAAGCATTTTTAA